The proteins below come from a single Corylus avellana chromosome ca3, CavTom2PMs-1.0 genomic window:
- the LOC132176093 gene encoding thylakoid lumenal 17.9 kDa protein, chloroplastic-like, with the protein MSLIGHLLPPLPSTSKLSSTTKTSLCLQIPEDSLQNPNPKPIFLSKLLSLALAATLSSPLPALAIPSLNSQSSLLSPTTPFSQSKNLQVGLENGKIRPCPSTNPGCVSTNPKSSSFAFPLRIPENSADNAIQKLQEAILKTQKNAKIQAVEDTPNGQYLQAEIDGGFGRDVLEFLVKGDVVAYRSMATKVTYVYPFTTAFGDSKGQEERMKKIIDQLGWYAPSFDSMD; encoded by the exons ATGAGTTTGATTGGTCATCTTCTCCCTCCACTTCCTTCAACTTCCAAGCTCTCATCGACCACCAAGACCTCTCTTTGCCTTCAAATCCCAGAAGATAGTTTacaaaatccaaacccaaaacccatATTTCTATCTAAATTACTCTCTTTAGCTCTGGCTGCAACCTTGAGCTCCCCATTACCCGCTCTCGCAATTCCTTCTCTCAACTCCCAGTCCTCTCTGCTCTCTCCCACCACTCCATTCTCCCAATCCAAGAATTTGCAGGTTGGACTCGAAAATGG GAAAATCAGACCTTGCCCATCAACAAATCCGGGTTGTGTATCGACAAATCCCAAATCGTCATCATTTGCATTCCCGTTGAGAATTCCTGAAAATTCTGCAGACAATGCGATTCAG AAATTGCAAGAAGCAATCCTGAAAACCCAGAAAAATGCAAAGATTCAGGCTGTGGAAGATACACCAAATG GGCAATATTTACAAGCTGAGATTGATGGAGGGTTTGGCCGGGATGTGCTTGAGTTTTTGGTGAAAGGAGATGTGGTGGCATATAGGTCTATGGCCACAAAAGTAACGTATGTGTACCCCTTCACAACGGCTTTTGGGGATTCAAAGGGACAAGAAGAAAGAATGAAGAAGATTATTGATCAGTTGGGCTGGTATGCTCCCAGTTTTGATTCAATGGATTAG
- the LOC132175438 gene encoding mediator of RNA polymerase II transcription subunit 30: protein MEEKTASAITSPKTTQELAMEGQKLLEETIESAFQILSSMNDELCNPALWSTTSSSSSSATTTNSITNGPSHSSNGVFNGEAASSDAHHAESGGGGGGSGGALEEARFRYKNSVNSLRAVLSAIPSSQKAKTFEMGSTPSGPVSPADQAEIEKLEERAANLRKELVNKNRYLKLLIDQVRDLITDISTWQSPCSV from the exons atggaagagaaaacCGCGAGTGCGATAACGAGCCCGAAGACGACTCAAGAGCTGGCAATGGAGGGCCAGAAGCTTCTAGAAGAAACCATAGAGTCCGCCTTCCAAATCCTCTCTTCCATGAACGACGAGCTCTGCAACCCGGCCTTGTGGTCCACcacgtcttcttcttcttcatctgcTACTACTACGAATTCGATTACCAATGGACCTTCGCACTCTTCAAACGGCGTCTTCAACGGCGAGGCGGCCTCTTCCGATGCGCACCACGCGGAGAGTGGGGGTGGCGGTGGTGGTAGTGGAGGAGCGCTCGAAGAGGCTCGGTTCCGGTACAAGAACTCGGTGAACTCGCTCCGGGCAGTTCTCTCCGCAATCCCTAGCTCTCAGAAG gcaaaaacattcgAAATGGGTTCAACTCCAAGTGGTCCAGTATCCCCAGCAGATCAGGCCGAAATTGAGAAGTTAGAAGAGAGAGCCGCTAATCTAAGAAAG GAGCTTGTGAACAAGAACAGGTACCTCAAGCTTCTCATAGATCAGGTGCGAGATCTTATTACTGACATATCTACATGGCAAAGTCCTTGTTCCGTCTGA
- the LOC132176068 gene encoding non-specific phospholipase C6, with protein MGGSKTRPPGPPSFASIFLLFLTLSCAPPPTHVVSAIPPPQQPIKTIVVLVMENRSFDHMLGWMKKSVNPLINGVTGEECNPVSTNHTNPESICFTDDAEFVDPDPGHSFEAVAQQVFGSGPIPSMSGFVEQALSMSPNLSETVMKGFRPESVSVYAALIREFAVFDRWFSSIPGPTQPNRLFVYSATSHGSTSHVKKQLALGYPQKTIFDSLHENGMDFGIYFQNIPTTFFYRNMRKLKYICKFHQYDLKFKKDARNGKLPSLTVIEPRYFDLKGMPANDDHPSHDVANGQKLVKEVYETLRASPQWNETLLVITYDEHGGFYDHVETPYVNVPNPDGNTGPAPYFFKFDRLGVRVPTIMVSPWIKKGTVISGAKGPAPNSEFEHSSIPATIKKMFNLSSNFLTHRDAWAGTFEQVVGELTSPRTDCPETLPNVAPLRSTEAEEDRGLSEFQSEVVQLAAVLNGDHFLSSFPNEMSNKMNVKEAHEYVRGAVARFIRASKEAIKLGADKSAIVDMRSSLTTRSSIHN; from the exons ATGGGAGGTTCCAAAACCAGGCCACCAGGTCCACCTTCCTTTGCCTCCATTTTCTTGctctttctcactctctcatGTGCTCCCCCGCCCACCCATGTTGTCTCAGCAATCCCACCACCCCAGCAGCCCATCAAAACCATTGTGGTTTTGGTCATGGAAAACCGGTCCTTCGACCACATGCTTGGATGGATGAAGAAATCCGTCAACCCATTGATCAATGGAGTCACGGGCGAAGAATGCAACCCGGTATCCACCAACCACACAAACCCAGAATCCATTTGTTTCACGGATGATGCTGAATTTGTGGATCCGGATCCGGGTCACTCCTTTGAAGCAGTCGCGCAACAGGTATTCGGCTCAGGCCCCATTCCTTCCATGTCTGGTTTTGTGGAGCAAGCACTCTCAATGTCTCCAAACCTATCAGAAACTGTCATGAAAGGCTTTAGACCTGAATCTGTGTCAGTCTACGCTGCTTTGATTCGTGAATTTGCTGTCTTTGATAGATGGTTCTCTTCAATTCCCGGCCCAACCCAACCCAATAGGCTGTTTGTGTACTCTGCAACTTCTCATGGCTCAACAAGCCATGTTAAGAAGCAGCTGGCTCTAGGGTACCCACAAAAAACCATTTTTGATTCTCTTCATGAGAATGGCATGGATTTTGGGATTTACTTTCAAAACATACCCACAACTTTCTTTTACAGAAATATGAGGAAGTTAAAGTACATTTGCAAGTTCCACCAGTATGATTTGAAGTTCAAGAAAGACGCTAGAAATGGGAAGCTTCCAAGCTTGACAGTAATCGAGCCAAGGTATTTTGATCTGAAGGGAATGCCTGCAAATGATGATCACCCTTCTCATGATGTGGCAAATGGGCAAAAACTGGTTAAGGAAGTTTATGAGACATTGAGAGCAAGTCCTCAGTGGAATGAGACCCTTTTGGTGATTACCTATGATGAGCATGGTGGGTTCTACGATCATGTCGAGACTCCTTATGTTAATGTTCCTAATCCTGATGGGAACACAGGCCCTGCTCCATATTTCTTCAAGTTTGATAGGCTTGGTGTTCGTGTGCCGACAATTATGGTCTCTCCCTGGATCAAAAAAGGGACTG TGATAAGTGGCGCAAAAGGGCCTGCTCCAAACTCTGAGTTCGAGCACTCTTCAATCCCTGCCACCATAAAGAAGATGTTCAACCTCTCCTCTAACTTCTTGACTCACAGGGATGCATGGGCTGGAACATTTGAGCAGGTTGTTGGGGAACTCACCTCTCCTAGAACTGACTGCCCAG AGACCCTGCCAAATGTGGCACCTTTGAGGAGCACAGAAGCAGAGGAAGACAGAGGGCTCTCCGAGTTTCAAAGTGAGGTGGTTCAACTAGCAGCCGTTCTTAATGGCGACCATTTCTTGAGCAGCTTTCCAAATGAAATGAGCAACAAAATGAATGTGAAAGAAGCCCATGAGTATGTGAGGGGTGCTGTTGCAAGGTTCATAAGAGCAAGCAAAGAAGCCATCAAGTTAGGCGCGGATAAGTCTGCCATTGTTGATATGAGATCCTCGCTCACCACCAGATCCTCAATTCATAATTAA
- the LOC132175561 gene encoding CBS domain-containing protein CBSCBSPB5-like, with translation MAGQGGSSRRSLSLTSKKKTSENGGPEFAARRSLSSARSMGLSGERTVKRLRLSKALTIPESTTILEACRRMAARRVDALLLTDSNALLCGILTDKDIATRVIAQEVNLENTPVSKVMTKNPVFVLSDTLAVEALQKMVQGKFRHLPVVENGEVIALLDIAKCLYDAIARMERAAEKGKAIAAAVEGVEKHWGTSISGPNTFIETLREQMFRPSLSTIILENSKVVTVSPTETVLVTAKKMLELRLSCAVVTIDDKPRGILTSKDILMRVIAQNLPPESTLVDKVMTPNPECATVDTPIVDALHSMHDGKFLHLPVVDRDGTVVAVVDVIHITHAAVATAGNTAGISNEATNTMMQKFWDSAMALSANDDDEDTQSEGSLKLASDATETARSISYPLTKLSNTFAFKIEDKKGRMHRFTCEAQSLTDLLAAILQRVGDDIDPNNLPHIMYEDEDHDKVVLASDNDLAAAVEHARSAALKGLRLHLEYSGTAGRRRASSSGDMAYANSDAWASAYSAVAAGAALVAGLGVLAYLRRAGT, from the exons GGGGCTAAGTGGTGAACGTACTGTAAAACGGCTGCGGCTGTCAAAGGCCCTAACAATACCTGAAAGTACAACTATTCTTGAGGCTTGCCGTCGGATGGCTGCTCGTAGAGTTGATGCTTTATTGCTAACTGACTCCAATGCATTACTTTGTGGAATCCTTACAGACAAG GATATAGCAACTAGGGTTATTGCCCAGGAGGTTAACCTTGAGAATACACCTGTTTCAAAAGTTATGACAAAAAACCCGGTCTTTGTTCTCTCCGACACTCTTGCTGTGGAAGCCCTCCAAAAGATGGTGCAAG GAAAATTCAGACATTTGCCTGTGGTGGAGAATGGGGAGGTCATTGCTTTACTTGATATAGCAAAGTGTTTATATGATGCTATTGCTCGTATGGAAAGGGCGGCTGAAAAGGGAAAGGCTATTGCTGCAGCTGTTGAAGGTGTTGAAAAACATTGGGGGACATCAATTTCTG GCCCCAATACCTTCATTGAGACGCTTCGAGAGCAGATGTTTAGGCCATCTCTGTCTACAATCATTCTGGAGAATTCAAA GGTTGTAACAGTTTCCCCAACAGAAACAGTTTTAGTGACAGCAAAGAAGATGCTTGAACTTCGATTAAGCTGTGCAGTTGTGACAATTGATGACAAACCGCGGGGAATTCTTAC ATCAAAGGATATCTTGATGCGGGTAATAGCACAAAATCTTCCTCCAGAGTCCACTTTGGTGGATAAG GTCATGACTCCAAATCCAGAATGCGCAACGGTAGATACACCGATTGTTGATGCACTGCATAGCATGCATGACGGGAAGTTTTTGCACCTTCCAGTAGTAGATAGAG ATGGAACTGTAGTTGCTGTCGTGGATGTAATACATATCACACATGCTGCTGTGGCAACA GCTGGAAATACTGCTGGCATAAGTAATGAAGCCACGAACACTATGATGCAAAAGTTCTGGGATTCTGCCATGGCCTTAAGTgccaatgatgatgatgaggatacTCAAAG TGAAGGTTCCTTAAAATTGGCTTCAGATGCAACGGAGACAGCAAGATCGATTTCCTATCCTTTAACAAAACTGTCTAATACATTTGCTTTTAAGATTGAAGATAAGAAGGGCAGGATGCACAGGTTTACTTGTG AAGCCCAAAGTTTGACAGATCTTCTAGCTGCGATCCTTCAGAGGGTGGGAGATGACATCGACCCCAACAACCTGCCTCACATTATG TATGAAGATGAAGACCATGATAAAGTTGTACTAGCATCAGATAATGATCTTGCAGCTGCTGTTGAACATGCAAGGTCAGCTGCTTTGAAG ggtttgagattgcatttagAATATTCAGGAACAGCTGGTCGTAGAAGAGCTTCCAGTTCAGGAGATATGGCTTATGCTAATTCAGATGCATGGGCATCCGCATATAGCGCTGTTGCAGCAGGAGCTGCACTTGTCGCTGGGTTAGGCGTATTAGCTTACTTGAGAAGAGCCGGGACCTAA